Proteins found in one Alicyclobacillus cycloheptanicus genomic segment:
- the flhF gene encoding flagellar biosynthesis protein FlhF, translating to MMVRRYVVKQMPEAVALIRRDLGRDAVILSTRDVFVKRWLGLWRMRRLEVLAAAGEEVTAGRPRTLTSAEAARAAERLPAPLAQAPAAGQLAPAAPGSAVQMESAAMAGSRVDVLDLRSELASLREMVSQTLVPQGASTALLQRMIAAGIDEGRAIQLLAAAHADLADRPEAGDAAAQAALLARRVRDGMMTRLYLHCDPEPIRSSSRLAAFLGPTGVGKTTTVAKLAAQYVLNGERKIGLITTDTFRVAAIDQLRTYANILQVPLETVYEPADLPEAVQRLADCDLILMDTAGRNFQMDVYVEEMTKWLSAAQVDETFLVLSMTTKSSDLEQIVRSFASLHVDKLLFTKMDETTSYGSVLNLLLKHPKPLSYITTGQNVPDDIEVASIERLVNSVVGADHNA from the coding sequence ATGATGGTACGGCGATACGTAGTCAAGCAGATGCCGGAAGCGGTCGCGCTGATTCGCCGCGACCTCGGGCGCGACGCCGTCATTCTGAGCACGCGGGACGTGTTTGTCAAACGCTGGCTCGGATTGTGGCGGATGCGCCGGCTCGAAGTCCTGGCGGCGGCGGGTGAGGAAGTGACGGCAGGCCGGCCGCGAACACTGACCAGCGCTGAGGCTGCGCGCGCGGCGGAGCGGCTGCCTGCACCACTGGCCCAAGCTCCTGCTGCCGGCCAGCTTGCACCTGCGGCGCCGGGTTCGGCGGTGCAGATGGAATCAGCGGCCATGGCCGGATCCCGTGTGGACGTGCTGGACCTCCGCAGCGAGCTCGCCTCCCTCCGCGAGATGGTGTCCCAGACCCTCGTGCCGCAAGGAGCATCCACCGCGCTGCTGCAGCGGATGATCGCGGCCGGGATCGACGAAGGGCGGGCGATTCAGCTGCTCGCGGCGGCGCATGCGGACCTCGCGGATCGTCCGGAGGCCGGGGATGCAGCCGCGCAAGCCGCGCTGCTCGCGCGGCGCGTGCGTGACGGCATGATGACCCGGCTGTACCTGCACTGCGACCCGGAGCCAATTCGCAGTTCGTCACGACTGGCGGCCTTCCTCGGTCCAACGGGCGTTGGGAAGACGACCACGGTTGCGAAGCTGGCAGCTCAGTACGTGTTAAATGGGGAGCGCAAAATTGGCCTCATCACGACGGACACCTTTCGGGTGGCCGCCATTGACCAGCTCCGCACCTACGCCAACATCCTGCAGGTGCCGCTGGAGACCGTGTACGAGCCAGCGGATCTGCCGGAAGCCGTTCAACGCCTGGCGGATTGTGACCTGATATTGATGGATACAGCGGGCCGGAACTTCCAAATGGACGTGTATGTGGAGGAAATGACGAAGTGGCTGTCCGCAGCGCAGGTGGACGAAACGTTTCTCGTGCTGTCGATGACGACCAAATCTTCGGACTTGGAACAAATTGTTCGTTCGTTTGCTTCACTTCACGTGGATAAGTTGTTGTTCACCAAAATGGACGAGACCACTTCCTATGGCTCGGTGCTCAACTTGCTGTTGAAACACCCGAAGCCATTGTCGTATATCACCACCGGGCAGAACGTGCCGGACGACATTGAAGTGGCGTCGATAGAGAGACTTGTAAATTCCGTTGTGGGGGCGGATCACAATGCCTGA